Proteins from a single region of Paenibacillus sp. BIHB 4019:
- a CDS encoding SDR family oxidoreductase: MRFNQKVVLVTGGGSGIGEACVEMYAAEGAHVVIADLNALEAQRVAEGLLQKYRFLKGLPKILALQADVSQEESVTSLMEATLQAFGRLDVLINNAAIICPKPIEDIDEQAFDRLYAVNVKGVYLMIKHAIPHLRSTKGNIVNLASLNGLVGQRNNAVYAASKGAVIAMTKSLALDFAPSGVRINCVCPAGVMTPLLEEWVQQQIDPAAAQRTLDEMHPLGRPANAAEIAQAVLYLASEQASFITGVALPVEGGASLGY; this comes from the coding sequence TTGCGATTTAACCAAAAGGTTGTACTAGTCACGGGCGGCGGCTCCGGCATCGGTGAGGCATGTGTGGAGATGTACGCCGCCGAAGGGGCGCATGTTGTCATAGCGGATTTGAATGCTTTGGAGGCTCAGCGAGTAGCGGAAGGTCTGCTGCAAAAATATAGATTTTTGAAAGGGCTTCCAAAAATATTGGCGCTCCAAGCCGATGTCTCGCAGGAGGAGTCGGTTACTTCGCTTATGGAGGCCACGCTGCAAGCATTTGGACGGCTGGATGTGCTCATTAATAACGCTGCTATCATCTGTCCGAAGCCCATAGAGGACATCGACGAACAGGCTTTCGACCGGCTTTATGCGGTTAATGTGAAGGGCGTCTATTTGATGATTAAGCATGCCATCCCGCATTTGCGCAGCACGAAAGGCAATATTGTCAATCTGGCATCGCTCAATGGCCTAGTCGGCCAGCGGAACAATGCCGTATACGCCGCTTCCAAGGGGGCGGTTATCGCTATGACCAAATCGCTGGCCCTTGATTTTGCCCCAAGCGGCGTCAGAATCAACTGCGTATGTCCGGCAGGCGTGATGACGCCGCTGCTGGAAGAGTGGGTGCAGCAGCAGATCGATCCTGCCGCAGCACAGCGTACTTTGGACGAGATGCACCCGCTCGGACGTCCGGCCAATGCTGCGGAGATTGCCCAGGCGGTCCTCTATTTGGCATCAGAGCAAGCTTCCTTTATTACAGGTGTGGCGCTTCCGGTCGAAGGCGGCGCATCGCTAGGCTACTAA
- a CDS encoding AraC family transcriptional regulator, with protein MKLLNEMTPYVGDCMNYLYDGSSNEKLRVCSVYAFHLFTDGPGEMEINGVRYPFDSRTLIFLKPDEPHAFHITPSHPLQSYNLYADLWDDKEPVSVNRTFIYAPEPFELREASRSFPCDELDRLPRVYSLQPYPELYESFVMLAKLYHNAAFYRTEMINSLLYAWMLNWYNTVHTHQPTDYRIVRLLNHLNDHPEQREPVETWWTFCGLKRTYFHALFLRETGLTPKAYHHKLLMRRASNLLLETELSVTAIAERLGYPAIHPFTRHFSAYYGVSPKQYRLQPQARA; from the coding sequence ATGAAGCTTCTGAACGAGATGACCCCCTATGTCGGCGACTGCATGAACTACTTGTATGATGGCAGCTCCAACGAGAAGCTCCGCGTCTGCAGCGTCTATGCTTTTCATCTATTTACCGACGGACCAGGGGAGATGGAGATTAACGGAGTGCGTTACCCATTCGACAGCAGAACGCTTATTTTTTTGAAGCCGGATGAGCCTCATGCCTTTCATATTACACCTAGCCATCCTCTGCAATCTTATAATCTCTATGCCGATCTATGGGATGACAAGGAGCCGGTTTCCGTCAATCGAACCTTCATTTACGCGCCCGAGCCGTTTGAGCTGCGCGAAGCCTCACGAAGCTTTCCTTGTGACGAGCTGGACCGTTTGCCACGCGTCTATTCGCTGCAGCCCTATCCTGAGCTGTATGAATCGTTCGTTATGCTCGCCAAGCTTTACCATAATGCAGCGTTCTACCGGACGGAGATGATCAATAGCCTTCTCTATGCATGGATGCTGAACTGGTACAATACGGTTCACACTCATCAGCCAACCGATTACCGGATTGTCCGTTTGCTCAACCACTTGAACGACCATCCAGAACAGCGCGAGCCTGTCGAAACCTGGTGGACATTTTGCGGCTTGAAGCGCACTTACTTCCACGCGCTGTTTCTGCGCGAGACTGGCCTAACGCCGAAAGCCTACCATCACAAGCTGCTGATGAGGCGGGCTTCCAATCTCTTGCTGGAAACCGAGCTGAGTGTGACGGCCATCGCTGAGCGGCTCGGCTACCCCGCCATCCATCCGTTCACACGCCATTTCAGCGCCTACTATGGGGTCAGCCCGAAGCAATATCGACTACAGCCACAGGCAAGAGCTTAA